The following proteins are encoded in a genomic region of Odontesthes bonariensis isolate fOdoBon6 chromosome 19, fOdoBon6.hap1, whole genome shotgun sequence:
- the LOC142369220 gene encoding protein translocase subunit SecA-like → MAENDRDSNISLFDRHQTLHITESLLSANNEEEVLQKLRGLVTNIKWSPDDVSVLFDALLKRFKSASANNNSHLFNWLMQMLHCIEVNYITSGWRSKSRKTLRELLQDKNVTDEELKECLAKDEEKTLDEIIEEIRCEKLNQVDEKLLKDVKDIVSSVDETLTTHNDGSQQSELKQALRRICEAVQKTAKYRPRLTQMVSWCLMALSSTTGRLIQVGTGEGKSYIVAMFAAFRAMEGDKVDIMSSSSVLAQRDLAEWEEFYKELKISVDCNISKDDAALKKCYECQVVYGTVEEFAGDWLRHHFHRMDIFGKRTFQCAIVDEVDSLMLDKGHHVVYLSSEMPALRHLNPLLAFIWATVNQYSKISGATTAGRKYPFHQVVSEHIKEKNVDEFALLQLAEEAGVLPKGSVREIRREPNLFTVKTAKVTNDNLAEFIRTIETKFPSCQFALHSMSRNGEIKELNKRPQGENGQRRVPLLLMEGGFCKYMYPDKSSRLKAAEEEIRAALRFTPCDLKDSDSLCYIPGFLSDLVQLKLKVWIENAFDAQTMQTGQEYVLETHGIVPVDYKCTGVVENFMQWSDGLHQFLEMKHGFKLNDVTAITNYMSNVSLLQKYGSQIYGMSGTLGQQAETETLQKIYEGIQTCQIPYFVRRKLFEVEGVVAIDANEWVQKICDVVAEQTKTKPYRSQRAVLVICETIKRANTLHRALGDKVPQKTLYVNNNMDNRAIFAKNLGPGDVIIATNLAGRGTDLKVSDSVKMGGGLFVVQTFLPTNARVEAQAFGRAARQGSPGSAQLIVCSSHLPEPLQQLVLTRKLLSVFDEMTNITSFKQYAFGIHFRQYVKSYTDDKRKRLSGLLSHILTEKSDSDIMMAKRLRNDSVDEALSSYSETHIPNMKKKEELFSQYLEVLDGLYKSHNNKPAESDVAALNEFWGMWLLTKFNEKDPVHTLKHSLKEDLNKAMQKLRKGKSPLSNLHNYIIYGSELQKTGKLSESIDMYTKAIKEDHCWAAVAFYNRAFAWLTQQNEHQDPDCINRALEDLQNALKSVELYCKQLKVTSTYGTQQTNDLTRFDHHIAARHTVLESFKANISEAIQKLQRARNRGGYVKVEEKLVFFLTSAEHILPLVLLTIPSVRVTLSRDLLGSHQLISHPLFDVFNELRSLEAQGLTNIYVLDTLFSLSGLFSKIARMVRS, encoded by the coding sequence ATGGCTGAAAATGACCGAGATTCCAACATCAGTCTGTTTGACAGACATCAAACTTTACACATTACTGAGAGTTTGTTGTCTGCAAATAATGAAGAAGAAGTTCTCCAGAAGCTGCGGGGACTAGTTACTAATATCAAATGGAGCCCAGATGATGTCTCTGTCTTGTTCGATGCTCTTCTGAAACGATTCAAGTCGGCATCGGCAAATAACAACTCACATCTTTTCAACTGGCTAATGCAAATGTTACACTGCATTGAAGTGAACTACATTACGTCCGGCTGGCGATCTAAATCAAGAAAGACTCTCAGGGAGCTGCTCCAAGACAAGAATGTAACAGATGAAGAGCTCAAGGAATGTTTGGCAAAAGATGAAGAGAAAACACTGGATGAGATCATTGAGGAAATCCGATGTGAAAAGTTAAACCAAGTCGATGAAAAGCTTTTAAAGGATGTGAAAGATATTGTGTCATCGGTTGATGAAACTCTTACTACACACAATGATGGATCTCAGCAGAGTGAGCTGAAACAAGCCTTGAGGAGGATCTGTGAGGCTGTCCAAAAAACAGCCAAATACAGACCACGACTGACACAGATGGTGAGCTGGTGCCTCATGGCTCTTTCCTCCACAACAGGGCGTTTGATTCAGGTTGGCACGGGGGAGGGGAAGTCGTACATTGTGGCAATGTTTGCAGCTTTTCGAGCTATGGAAGGAGATAAAGTAGACATCATGTCGAGTTCATCAGTTCTGGCACAGAGAGATTTGGCGGAGTGGGAAGAATTTTATAAAGAGTTGAAAATTAGCGTGGACTGCAACATCAGCAAAGACGACGCTGCCTTAAAAAAGTGCTACGAGTGTCAAGTTGTTTATGGTACTGTGGAAGAGTTTGCTGGAGACTGGCTTCGGCACCACTTTCATAGGATGGACATATTTGGGAAGAGGACTTTCCAGTGCGCAATCGTGGATGAAGTGGATTCTTTGATGCTTGACAAGGGTCATCATGTTGTCTATTTGAGTAGTGAGATGCCTGCTTTGAGGCATCTCAACCCACTCTTGGCTTTCATTTGGGCCACAGTTAATCAGTACAGTAAGATCAGCGGAGCGACAACTGCAGGGCGAAAATACCCCTTTCATCAAGTTGTATCTGAACACATTAAGGAGAAAAATGTTGATGAGTTTGCTCTTCTTCAATTAGCAGAGGAAGCTGGTGTACTGCCCAAAGGATCAGTGAGAGAAATAAGAAGGGAGCCAAACCTTTTCACTGTAAAAACTGCAAAAGTTACTAATGACAACCTGGCCGAGTTCATTAGGACAATAGAGACAAAATTCCCATCCTGTCAGTTTGCTCTGCACAGCATGAGCAGAaatggagaaataaaagagctgAACAAAAGGCCACAAGGGGAAAATGGGCAGAGGCGAGTACCACTGCTTTTGATGGAGGGAGGCTTCTGCAAGTACATGTACCCCGACAAAAGCAGCAGGCTgaaagctgcagaagaagaaataaGAGCTGCTCTGCGTTTCACACCATGTGATCTGAAAGACTCTGATAGTCTCTGCTACATCCCAGGCTTCCTCTCAGATCTGGTCCAATTGAAACTAAAAGTTTGGATTGAAAATGCATTCGATGCACAAACCATGCAAACGGGTCAAGAATATGTCCTGGAGACACATGGAATCGTGCCAGTGGATTACAAATGCACGGGTGTTGTTGAAAacttcatgcagtggtcagatGGTCTGCATCAGTTTCTGGAAATGAAACACGGGTTTAAGCTGAATGATGTGACAGCCATCACCAACTACATGTCCAATGTTAGCTTGCTCCAGAAGTACGGAAGTCAGATCTACGGAATGTCGGGGACTCTTGGCCAACAAGCTGAGACGGAGACTTTGCAGAAGATCTACGAGGGTATCCAAACCTGTCAGATCCCTTATTTTGTACGCAGAAAGCTGTTTGAGGTGGAAGGAGTGGTTGCAATAGATGCAAACGAATGGGTTCAGAAAATCTGTGATGTTGTTGCTGAACAAACCAAGACCAAACCATACAGGAGTCAAAGAGCTGTTCTGGTCATCTGTGAGACAATCAAGCGGGCAAACACTCTCCACAGAGCTCTAGGGGATAAGGTTCCACAGAAAACGCTTTATGTGAACAACAACATGGACAACAGAGCAATTTTCGCTAAGAATCTAGGACCTGGAGATGTCATCATAGCAACAAACCTCGCAGGTCGTGGAACAGACCTTAAAGTCTCAGATTCAGTAAAGATGGGTGGAGGTTTGTTCGTTGTGCAGACCTTCCTGCCCACGAACGCTCGTGTGGAGGCTCAGGCCTTTGGTCGCGCTGCGAGACAAGGCTCTCCTGGGTCTGCTCAGCTCATTGTCTGTTCCAGCCATCTGCCAGAGCCGCTTCAACAGCTTGTTTTAACAAGGAAACTTTTGTCTGTCTTTGACGAAATGACCAATATCACCTCATTTAAACAATATGCATTTGGGATACACTTCAGACAATATGTGAAAAGCTACACCGATGACAAACGTAAAAGATTGTCTGGGTTACTGTCACATATTTTGACTGAAAAGTCTGATTCTGATATAATGATGGCTAAAAGGCTCAGAAACGACTCTGTGGATGAAGCTCTGTCAAGCTACTCGGAGACTCACATCCCTAAcatgaagaagaaggaggagctcTTCAGCCAGTACCTGGAAGTACTCGATGGTCTGTACAAAAGCCACAACAACAAGCCAGCTGAGTCAGATGTGGCAGCACTGAATGAGTTTTGGGGCATGTGGCTGCTCACAAAATTCAATGAGAAAGACCCCGTCCATACACTGAAACACAGTCTGAAAGAAGACCTGAACAAAGCCATGCAAAAACTCAGGAAGGGAAAATCCCCCTTATCAAACCTGCACAACTACATCATCTATGGGAGTGAGCTTCAAAAAACGGGAAAGCTTTCTGAGAGCATCGACATGTACACTAAAGCCATAAAGGAGGACCACTGTTGGGCTGCAGTTGCTTTTTACAACCGAGCGTTTGCATGGTTAACCCAGCAAAACGAGCATCAGGATCCTGACTGCATCAATCGAGCTCTGGAGGATTTGCAAAATGCTCTCAAGTCTGTGGAGCTCTACTGTAAGCAGCTCAAAGTAACTTCTACATACGGCACCCAACAAACCAACGACTTGACAAGGTTTGACCATCATATTGCGGCCAGGCACACAGTTTTGGAGTCTTTCAAAGCAAACATTTCTGAAGCAATACAAAAGCTACAGAGGGCCAGAAACAGAGGTGGATATGTAAAAGTGGAAGAGAAGCTAGTCTTCTTCCTCACTTCAGCAGAACATATTCTGCCCTTGGTACTCCTTACCATACCATCAGTCAGGGTCACTCTTTCCAGAGACCTTCTGGGGAGCCACCAACTCATCAGCCACCCGTTGTTTGATGTTTTCAATGAACTCAGGAGTCTAGAAGCTCAGGGTCTGACTAATATCTATGTGTTAGACACACTGTTTTCTCTGAGTGGCCTTTTCTCAAAGATAGCAAGGATGGTGCGGTCATGA